A part of Paraliobacillus zengyii genomic DNA contains:
- the asd gene encoding aspartate-semialdehyde dehydrogenase, translating to MSEIRGYHVAVVGATGAVGQKILETLEKKNFPIGQLTLLSSPRSAGTKIKFKNETFTVQEATPESFEGVNIALFSAGGSVSKALAHEAVARGAVVVDNTSAFRMDENVPLVVPEVNESDIEKHNGIIANPNCSTIQMVAALKPIEDAFGLNRVIVSTYQAVSGAGAKAVEELREQSQAFLNGEELSPELLPVKGEKKHYPIAFNALPQIDVFQENGYTFEEMKMINETKKILHASDLAVAATCVRLPFFTSHAESVYVEINDENVSVQAIQEVLANAPGIVLEDDPSNQVYPTPLNAVGKGDVFVGRVRKDLDEPKGFHLWVVSDNLLKGAAWNSVQIAESLIKNNWL from the coding sequence ATGTCAGAAATTAGAGGTTACCATGTTGCAGTTGTTGGTGCTACTGGAGCTGTAGGACAAAAAATACTAGAAACACTAGAGAAAAAGAATTTTCCAATTGGACAGTTAACATTATTATCTTCTCCACGTTCAGCTGGAACTAAAATAAAATTCAAGAATGAAACGTTTACTGTTCAAGAAGCTACACCTGAAAGCTTTGAAGGAGTTAACATTGCATTATTCTCTGCTGGTGGTTCTGTATCTAAAGCTTTAGCACATGAAGCGGTAGCTCGTGGTGCAGTAGTAGTAGACAATACAAGCGCTTTTAGAATGGATGAAAATGTTCCTTTAGTTGTACCAGAAGTAAATGAATCTGATATCGAAAAACATAATGGCATTATTGCCAATCCAAACTGTTCAACGATTCAAATGGTTGCTGCGCTTAAACCAATAGAAGACGCATTTGGACTAAATCGTGTAATAGTATCTACTTATCAAGCTGTTTCAGGTGCAGGTGCAAAAGCGGTTGAAGAATTAAGAGAGCAATCGCAAGCCTTTTTGAATGGAGAAGAACTTTCTCCTGAATTATTACCTGTTAAAGGTGAAAAAAAGCATTATCCAATAGCTTTTAATGCATTACCACAAATTGATGTTTTTCAAGAAAATGGCTATACTTTTGAAGAAATGAAAATGATTAATGAAACGAAAAAAATCCTACACGCTTCGGATTTAGCTGTTGCAGCTACTTGTGTACGTTTACCATTTTTTACATCACATGCAGAAAGTGTATATGTTGAAATTAATGATGAGAACGTATCAGTTCAAGCTATTCAAGAAGTTTTAGCAAATGCACCTGGTATTGTTTTAGAAGATGATCCATCAAATCAGGTCTATCCAACACCACTAAATGCAGTAGGTAAAGGCGACGTTTTTGTAGGTAGAGTAAGAAAAGACCTCGACGAACCTAAAGGCTTCCACTTATGGGTTGTCTCAGATAATTTACTAAAGGGTGCTGCATGGAATTCTGTGCAAATCGCTGAATCATTAATTAAAAATAATTGGCTATAA
- the dapG gene encoding aspartate kinase, which produces MEILVQKFGGTSVQSKTTRSNAIKHIKTAIDEGYKVVVVVSAIGRYPDPYATDSLLGLVGFPNMHISNREQDLLMSCGEIISSVVFSNELKENGVTSTALTGGQAGFITNQDFTSAKIKAMEVERIHHELKEHQVVVVAGFQGKSATNEITTLGRGGSDTSAAALGAALDATYIDIFTDVDGIMTADPRLVKNARTLDVVTYNEICNLAYQGAKVIHPRAVEIAMQAKIPMRVRSTASTEIGTLVTDSIDSVKGKDIPDRIVTGIANMSNITQIKVLTNENVDQLHSDVFKAMAEAGISVDFINISPNGVVYTIPEVFTAKAIDILQALHYQPETVSNCAKVSLVGAGMTGVPGVTAKIVQTLTNEGIQILQSADSHTTIWVLIHHDDLIPAVNALHETFELNRKI; this is translated from the coding sequence ATGGAGATTTTAGTGCAAAAATTTGGCGGGACTTCTGTACAAAGTAAGACCACACGAAGTAACGCGATTAAGCATATAAAAACAGCTATTGATGAGGGGTACAAAGTGGTTGTTGTAGTTTCTGCAATAGGCCGCTATCCTGATCCATATGCAACAGATTCATTATTGGGATTAGTTGGTTTTCCTAATATGCATATTAGTAATAGAGAACAAGATTTACTCATGTCTTGTGGTGAAATAATCTCTTCTGTCGTTTTCTCTAATGAATTAAAAGAAAATGGCGTAACTTCGACTGCATTAACAGGAGGGCAAGCTGGTTTTATAACGAATCAAGACTTTACGTCTGCAAAAATAAAGGCAATGGAAGTAGAACGGATTCATCATGAATTAAAAGAACATCAAGTTGTTGTCGTCGCAGGTTTTCAAGGGAAGTCAGCTACTAATGAAATAACTACACTAGGACGCGGTGGAAGCGATACGTCAGCTGCTGCATTAGGTGCAGCGTTAGACGCCACATATATTGATATTTTTACTGATGTAGATGGCATAATGACAGCTGATCCAAGGTTAGTTAAAAATGCCCGAACATTAGACGTGGTCACATATAATGAAATTTGTAATTTAGCTTATCAAGGTGCAAAGGTCATTCATCCACGAGCAGTTGAAATAGCTATGCAAGCGAAAATCCCAATGCGAGTAAGATCAACAGCTTCTACTGAAATCGGTACATTAGTTACTGATTCAATCGATTCAGTAAAGGGTAAAGATATACCAGATCGCATTGTTACTGGAATTGCGAATATGTCTAATATTACGCAAATAAAGGTATTAACGAATGAAAATGTGGATCAATTACATTCAGATGTTTTTAAAGCAATGGCGGAAGCGGGTATTTCGGTTGATTTTATAAATATTTCACCAAATGGTGTTGTCTATACAATTCCAGAGGTGTTTACTGCAAAAGCAATAGATATATTACAAGCACTACATTATCAACCTGAAACAGTTTCTAACTGTGCAAAAGTCTCATTAGTTGGGGCTGGTATGACTGGAGTTCCAGGGGTAACGGCCAAAATAGTGCAAACACTAACAAATGAAGGGATTCAAATCCTTCAATCTGCAGACAGTCATACAACGATATGGGTGCTGATTCACCATGATGATCTTATCCCAGCTGTAAATGCATTGCATGAAACGTTTGAATTAAATAGAAAAATCTAA
- the dapA gene encoding 4-hydroxy-tetrahydrodipicolinate synthase gives MVNFGKLLTAMVTPFDSLDRVDMNKVEHLIEHLITHQTDGLVVAGTTGESPTLSTKEKIGLFEQTVKVVNGRIPIIAGTGSNNTKETIELTKHAEKANVDAILLVTPYYNKPNQAGLYEHFRTVAESTSLPVMLYNIPGRTMVHLTVDTIVALSQIDNIVAVKESSGNLDAISQIIEQTDDQFFVYSGDDSLTLPLQAIGADGVVSVASHIIGDEMKQMLNYFEQGNVKEAARIHRQLLPIMRGLFMAPSPAPVKAALRLKGIDTGDVRLPLVNLSEIEEQLVYDLIKN, from the coding sequence ATCGTGAACTTTGGAAAATTATTGACAGCAATGGTTACGCCATTTGACTCTTTAGATCGAGTGGATATGAATAAAGTGGAGCATTTAATTGAACATTTAATTACGCATCAAACAGATGGTTTAGTTGTGGCAGGTACTACAGGAGAATCACCTACACTTTCCACGAAGGAAAAAATCGGGCTATTTGAACAGACAGTTAAAGTAGTAAACGGTCGAATACCTATTATTGCTGGAACCGGTTCGAATAATACAAAAGAGACAATAGAATTAACAAAGCATGCAGAAAAGGCGAATGTTGATGCAATTTTGCTCGTAACACCTTATTATAATAAGCCGAATCAAGCAGGATTATATGAACATTTTCGAACAGTTGCAGAGTCTACGAGTCTCCCGGTGATGTTATATAATATTCCCGGTAGAACAATGGTTCATTTAACTGTCGACACAATTGTTGCGCTATCGCAAATTGATAATATTGTAGCGGTTAAAGAATCAAGTGGTAATTTAGATGCAATTTCTCAAATTATTGAACAAACCGATGATCAATTCTTTGTATACAGTGGCGATGATAGTTTAACGCTACCATTACAAGCAATTGGTGCTGACGGGGTGGTTTCCGTTGCATCTCATATTATTGGAGATGAAATGAAACAAATGCTTAATTATTTTGAACAGGGAAATGTTAAAGAAGCGGCCAGGATTCACCGTCAGTTATTACCTATTATGAGAGGGTTGTTTATGGCGCCATCTCCAGCTCCTGTTAAAGCAGCCTTACGTTTAAAGGGGATAGATACAGGTGATGTTCGTTTGCCGTTAGTAAATTTATCTGAAATTGAAGAGCAACTAGTGTATGATCTAATCAAAAACTAA
- a CDS encoding ClpP family protease, whose translation MSKDGNEQEEGKHSSSLVDKIQQLGQSTVPTAPDSNIHVLSIIGQVEGHVQLPPQNKTTKYEHLLPQLIAIEQNPKIEGLIILLNTVGGDVEAGLALSEMIASLSKPTVSIILGGGHSIGVPIAVATDYTYVVPSATMTIHPIRLNGLVIGVPQTFEYMDKMQERVIHFVTSHSNISEEKFKSLMFEKGNLTRDIGTNVVGADAVEYGLIDAVGGVKEAMQTLNKMIDDRKESGGVMQ comes from the coding sequence ATGTCTAAAGACGGGAATGAACAAGAAGAAGGAAAACACTCATCATCATTAGTCGATAAAATTCAGCAATTAGGTCAATCCACTGTTCCAACGGCACCTGATTCTAATATTCATGTTTTGTCGATTATCGGTCAAGTTGAGGGGCATGTACAGTTACCTCCACAAAACAAGACGACTAAATATGAACATTTATTGCCGCAGCTTATTGCTATTGAACAGAATCCGAAAATTGAAGGGCTTATTATCTTATTGAATACGGTAGGTGGAGATGTTGAAGCAGGATTAGCTCTCTCAGAAATGATTGCCTCTTTGTCTAAACCAACTGTATCCATTATTCTAGGCGGCGGTCACTCTATTGGTGTACCTATTGCTGTTGCAACAGATTACACGTATGTCGTTCCTTCTGCAACAATGACAATCCATCCAATTAGGTTAAATGGCTTGGTTATCGGTGTGCCACAAACTTTTGAATATATGGATAAGATGCAAGAGCGTGTTATTCATTTTGTAACGTCTCATTCCAACATATCAGAGGAAAAGTTCAAATCTTTAATGTTTGAAAAGGGTAATTTAACACGAGATATTGGTACAAATGTTGTAGGTGCTGACGCAGTAGAATATGGATTAATTGATGCCGTTGGTGGTGTAAAGGAAGCAATGCAAACATTAAATAAGATGATTGATGATAGAAAGGAAAGTGGGGGTGTGATGCAATGA
- a CDS encoding YlzJ-like family protein codes for MTLYTPLSDHDIFPTDQSLFQIRQVVTSNNQMMLVDSLDNGKYRIVQLLSTDPQDYLSPSLTPGEIIGE; via the coding sequence ATGACCTTATATACGCCACTAAGTGATCACGACATATTTCCCACAGACCAATCATTATTTCAAATACGTCAAGTTGTAACTAGTAATAATCAAATGATGCTAGTTGATAGTTTGGATAACGGTAAATATCGTATTGTTCAGCTACTGTCGACAGATCCACAAGATTATTTATCCCCTTCACTTACTCCAGGGGAGATTATTGGTGAATAA
- a CDS encoding FtsK/SpoIIIE family DNA translocase yields MAKAKKKKRGNQKKVQQQLKYELLGILFIFLAVFGSGASAISEGAIPTGLKNFFRLLFGVWYMIASLVLLSVGIYMIIKRQLPNLINRRMVGLGIIFLGVLLLTHIDSFESLLQQQPGGSVLAMTWSNYFSYLDGNLTSYYLGGGMIGAILFAFCYVLFSATGAQIVAVFSIIIGIVFVTDFSIGNFLAVNGSKIKAVTQSGRKNWTEKRQAKKDSKKMEQEYDREELLTNTSDTVVDEVTDYPVIEEFTDISYATKNVSNEMDTKDQPENKKEEKETEIEIIEPLPMTEMENASYLLPPLKLLKEPVKHQQQAEKGAIQATVRKLESTFVSFGVKAKVTKVHVGPAVTKYEVYPEAGVKVSKIVNLHDDLALALAAKDIRIEAPIPGKSAVGIEVPNKEVAAVSLREVLDTKQAMNGNILSFVLGRDISGEAIVAELNRMPHLLVAGATGSGKSVCINGIITSILMRAKPHEVKMMMIDPKKVELNIYNGIPHLLAPVVTDPKKASRALKKVVAEMERRYELFSDTGSRNIEGYNEYVKRYNSEEEDQQPLLPYIVVIVDELADLMMVASSDVEDAITRLAQMARAAGIHLIIATQRPSVDVITGVIKANIPSRIAFSVSSSTDSRTILDSGGAEKLLGRGDMLFTPVGSSKPTRIQGAFLSDEEVESIVDHCIEQQKAQYQDEMIPEEESEVKHDEKQDDLFDDAVKLIVEMQSASVSMLQRRFRVGYTRAARLIDAMEARGIVGPYEGSKPRTVLISEYPEQKTS; encoded by the coding sequence TTGGCTAAGGCTAAAAAGAAAAAGAGAGGGAATCAAAAAAAAGTACAACAACAATTAAAATATGAACTATTAGGCATTCTATTTATTTTTCTAGCTGTTTTTGGAAGTGGTGCAAGTGCGATTAGTGAAGGAGCAATACCAACTGGATTAAAGAACTTTTTTCGTTTATTATTCGGTGTGTGGTATATGATCGCCTCACTTGTATTGTTGAGTGTCGGTATTTATATGATTATAAAAAGACAATTACCAAATTTAATTAATCGACGCATGGTAGGTTTAGGGATTATTTTTTTAGGTGTTTTATTACTAACACATATTGATTCATTTGAAAGCTTGTTACAACAACAACCAGGTGGGTCTGTGTTGGCAATGACATGGTCAAACTACTTTTCATACTTAGACGGGAATCTTACTTCTTATTATTTAGGTGGCGGAATGATAGGGGCAATTTTATTTGCTTTTTGTTATGTACTATTTTCAGCTACAGGTGCACAAATTGTTGCGGTCTTTTCCATTATTATTGGTATCGTTTTTGTTACAGACTTTTCAATCGGCAACTTTTTGGCTGTTAATGGTAGTAAAATAAAAGCTGTAACACAAAGTGGACGAAAAAACTGGACAGAAAAGCGTCAAGCTAAAAAAGATAGTAAAAAAATGGAGCAAGAATACGATCGAGAAGAACTACTAACGAATACATCTGATACAGTAGTAGATGAGGTAACAGATTATCCGGTAATTGAAGAATTTACAGATATCTCATATGCTACTAAAAATGTGTCAAATGAGATGGATACAAAAGATCAACCAGAGAATAAAAAAGAAGAAAAAGAAACAGAGATTGAAATAATCGAACCATTACCAATGACAGAAATGGAAAATGCGTCCTATTTATTGCCACCTTTAAAATTGTTAAAAGAACCTGTTAAACATCAACAACAAGCAGAAAAAGGTGCAATTCAGGCAACTGTTCGTAAATTAGAGAGTACATTTGTTAGCTTTGGTGTAAAAGCAAAAGTTACCAAAGTTCATGTTGGACCTGCTGTTACAAAGTATGAAGTCTATCCAGAGGCTGGTGTGAAGGTGAGTAAAATTGTAAATCTTCATGATGATCTTGCGCTTGCATTAGCCGCAAAGGATATTCGAATAGAAGCACCAATTCCAGGAAAATCTGCAGTTGGAATTGAAGTTCCAAATAAGGAAGTCGCTGCTGTATCTCTTCGTGAGGTTTTAGATACGAAACAAGCAATGAATGGGAATATTCTATCTTTTGTACTTGGACGAGATATTTCAGGCGAAGCAATTGTTGCTGAATTGAATCGTATGCCGCACTTACTAGTTGCAGGTGCAACCGGAAGTGGTAAAAGTGTCTGTATCAACGGTATTATAACTAGTATATTGATGCGAGCTAAACCACATGAAGTGAAAATGATGATGATTGATCCTAAGAAAGTAGAATTAAATATTTATAATGGAATTCCTCATTTGCTTGCACCTGTAGTTACGGATCCAAAGAAGGCATCTAGAGCACTTAAGAAGGTTGTAGCTGAAATGGAGCGCCGCTATGAATTGTTTTCAGATACTGGAAGCCGTAATATTGAAGGGTATAATGAGTACGTTAAACGATATAATAGCGAAGAAGAAGATCAACAACCTTTGTTACCTTATATTGTTGTTATCGTTGATGAATTAGCTGACTTGATGATGGTTGCTTCAAGTGATGTTGAAGATGCAATTACAAGATTAGCACAAATGGCCCGAGCAGCTGGTATACATTTAATAATAGCGACACAGCGTCCTTCTGTTGATGTTATAACTGGCGTAATAAAAGCGAACATTCCTTCTCGAATAGCTTTTAGTGTGTCATCTTCAACCGATTCAAGAACTATTTTAGATTCTGGGGGAGCGGAAAAATTATTAGGCCGAGGAGATATGTTGTTTACACCAGTAGGATCATCTAAACCTACCCGAATTCAAGGGGCATTCTTATCTGATGAGGAAGTGGAAAGTATCGTTGACCATTGTATTGAACAACAAAAAGCACAATATCAAGATGAAATGATTCCAGAGGAGGAATCTGAGGTAAAACATGACGAAAAGCAAGATGATTTGTTTGATGATGCCGTTAAATTAATTGTGGAAATGCAGAGTGCTAGTGTTTCCATGTTGCAAAGAAGATTTAGAGTAGGCTATACACGCGCAGCTAGATTAATAGATGCAATGGAAGCAAGGGGAATTGTTGGTCCTTATGAAGGATCAAAACCTAGAACTGTATTAATTTCAGAATATCCAGAACAAAAAACTTCTTAA
- a CDS encoding BMP family lipoprotein, with translation MRKNRLLLILGLLLAAVLILGACGTSDEEDTSSEDTSSEDTTEDATEDTEEEVDYKVAMVTDVGGVDDKSFNQSAWEGLGAFGADNGLVEDEGYTYAQSDQDADFLPNLNRLVQQDFNLIFGVGYKLAEALGEVAGQNPDTNFAIIDSVVEGDNVASITFAEQEGSFLVGVAAAMKSESGKVGFIGGEESDLIKRFETGFVAGVASVDPEIEVVREYAASFADAAKGKAIAASMYNDGVDVIYHSSGATGNGVFAQAKDIKNSDPDANVWVIGVDRDQYDEGAINDTNVTLTSMLKRVDVAVNDLATQGLNGEFPGGEVLTFGLAEDGVGVATTNEEAFTEDIATAVEESKQQVLDGTIEVPTTDDELDAYLESL, from the coding sequence TTGAGAAAAAATCGTTTATTACTTATTTTAGGTTTATTATTAGCAGCTGTTTTAATTTTAGGGGCTTGTGGTACTTCTGATGAAGAGGATACTTCAAGTGAAGATACAAGTTCAGAAGATACTACAGAAGATGCAACAGAGGACACAGAAGAGGAAGTTGATTATAAAGTTGCAATGGTTACTGATGTTGGTGGAGTAGATGACAAATCATTTAACCAATCAGCATGGGAAGGTTTAGGTGCATTTGGTGCAGATAATGGCTTAGTAGAAGACGAAGGTTATACGTATGCACAATCTGATCAAGATGCAGACTTTTTACCAAACTTAAACCGCTTAGTACAACAAGATTTTAATTTGATCTTTGGTGTAGGCTATAAATTAGCTGAAGCACTTGGAGAAGTTGCAGGTCAAAATCCTGATACGAATTTCGCTATTATTGACTCAGTTGTAGAAGGTGATAACGTTGCGAGTATTACATTTGCTGAACAAGAAGGATCTTTCTTAGTAGGTGTTGCTGCAGCAATGAAGTCTGAATCAGGTAAAGTAGGTTTTATTGGTGGAGAAGAAAGTGATTTAATTAAACGTTTTGAAACTGGTTTTGTTGCTGGTGTTGCTTCAGTAGATCCAGAAATTGAAGTGGTAAGAGAATATGCCGCATCATTTGCTGATGCAGCTAAAGGTAAAGCAATTGCAGCTAGTATGTATAACGATGGTGTAGATGTAATTTATCACTCATCAGGTGCAACTGGTAATGGTGTATTTGCTCAAGCAAAAGATATTAAAAATAGTGATCCAGATGCTAATGTTTGGGTTATCGGTGTAGACCGTGATCAATATGATGAAGGTGCAATCAATGATACAAATGTTACGCTTACTTCTATGCTAAAACGTGTAGATGTTGCAGTTAACGATTTAGCAACACAAGGTTTAAATGGTGAATTCCCAGGTGGGGAAGTTCTTACATTTGGTCTTGCTGAAGATGGTGTTGGTGTCGCTACTACTAACGAAGAAGCGTTCACTGAAGATATAGCAACAGCTGTTGAGGAATCCAAGCAACAGGTTCTTGATGGAACAATTGAAGTTCCAACAACAGATGACGAATTAGACGCGTATCTAGAATCTCTTTAA
- a CDS encoding ABC transporter ATP-binding protein, whose translation MLRIRKEFPGIVANNNITLQVKQGEIHALLGENGAGKSTLMNVLFGLYQPEKGEIKVKGKSVKITDPNVSNKLGIGMVHQHFMLVDTFTVTQNIILGKEPRKNGQIDIKKAEKDIVELSQKYGLHVDPNAKIRDISVGMQQRVEILKTLYRGAEVLILDEPTAVLTPQEIKELMAIMKSLISEGISIILITHKLKEILDVCDRCTVIRKGEGIGTVTVKDTNANELASLMVGRDISFSTDKTPAQPKEKVLTINNLFVKDLRNAMMVKDLNLDVKAGEIVGIAGIDGNGQTELIEAITGLRPSESGEILVHDKVITNMSPRKVTESGVAHIPQDRHKFGLVLDFPIGENMILQTYYQKPYANKGVLSFKRIYEYAKGLISEYDVRTPSVYTKARALSGGNQQKAIIAREVDRSPDLLIAAQPTRGLDVGAIEFIHKKLIEERDKGRAVLLLSFELDEIMNVSDRIAVMFDGNIVANLKPEETNEQELGLLMAGSSKQKAGEH comes from the coding sequence ATGCTTCGAATACGAAAAGAATTTCCGGGTATCGTTGCAAATAATAATATTACGTTACAAGTAAAGCAAGGAGAGATTCATGCTCTTCTAGGCGAAAATGGTGCTGGAAAGTCAACGTTAATGAATGTTTTATTTGGTTTGTATCAACCAGAAAAAGGTGAAATAAAAGTAAAGGGGAAAAGTGTTAAAATAACTGATCCCAATGTTTCAAACAAACTAGGAATTGGAATGGTGCATCAACATTTCATGTTAGTTGATACATTTACTGTTACGCAAAATATTATACTAGGTAAAGAACCGCGAAAAAATGGACAAATAGATATCAAAAAAGCTGAGAAAGATATTGTTGAACTTTCCCAAAAATACGGTTTACATGTTGATCCAAACGCAAAGATTCGTGATATTTCGGTTGGAATGCAACAACGTGTTGAGATATTGAAAACACTTTATCGTGGTGCTGAGGTACTCATTCTGGATGAACCTACAGCGGTATTAACACCACAAGAAATAAAAGAGTTAATGGCAATAATGAAATCATTAATTAGTGAAGGGATTTCTATTATCTTAATTACACATAAACTAAAAGAAATTTTAGATGTATGTGATCGTTGTACAGTTATTCGTAAGGGAGAAGGTATTGGTACAGTAACGGTTAAAGACACCAATGCGAATGAACTTGCTTCTTTAATGGTTGGTAGAGACATTAGTTTCTCAACAGATAAAACACCTGCACAACCAAAAGAAAAGGTATTGACGATCAATAATTTGTTTGTAAAAGATCTTCGAAATGCCATGATGGTAAAAGATTTGAATTTAGATGTAAAAGCTGGCGAGATTGTTGGTATTGCAGGTATTGATGGAAATGGACAGACTGAATTAATTGAAGCAATAACAGGTTTAAGACCTTCTGAATCTGGTGAAATTTTAGTGCATGATAAGGTAATAACGAATATGTCACCGAGAAAAGTTACTGAATCAGGTGTCGCACATATTCCACAGGATCGTCATAAATTTGGTTTGGTTCTAGATTTTCCAATTGGAGAAAATATGATATTACAAACTTATTATCAGAAGCCATATGCTAATAAAGGTGTCTTATCATTTAAACGTATATATGAATATGCTAAAGGACTAATTAGTGAGTATGATGTGCGTACGCCTAGTGTCTATACAAAAGCAAGAGCGTTATCTGGTGGAAATCAGCAAAAAGCAATTATTGCACGTGAAGTTGATCGTTCGCCTGATTTATTAATAGCTGCTCAACCAACCCGTGGTTTAGATGTGGGTGCAATTGAATTTATTCATAAAAAGTTAATAGAAGAACGCGATAAAGGGCGGGCTGTTTTACTATTATCATTTGAATTAGATGAAATTATGAATGTAAGTGACAGAATTGCAGTTATGTTTGATGGTAATATTGTTGCAAATCTTAAACCTGAAGAAACAAATGAACAAGAATTAGGCTTATTGATGGCTGGTAGTAGTAAGCAGAAAGCAGGTGAACATTAA
- a CDS encoding ABC transporter permease — protein MFSNRLFNILIPTISVFLGLLAGAIIMLAFGYNPIEGYIALWNGAFGSSYFFGETIRQVTPYIFTGLAVAFAFRSGLFNIGAEGQVIVGWLVAVWIGSSFEAPMIIHLPLTILGAALAGAFWGFIPGLLKATKGVHEVIITIMMNYIALHLSNYMIRNVLTDNQDSSNRIADSASLSSTWLMELTDYSRIHWGILIALFAAFIMWFLIEKTTAGYEFRAVGFNPNASKYAGINVKKNIILSMVISGAFAGLAGAMEGLGTFGYMPSHSAFTNLGFDGIAVALLGGNAALGTVIAAFLFGSLKVGALNMPTSAGVPSELVEIVIALIIFFVASSYFIRWILLRFKKEGK, from the coding sequence ATGTTTTCTAATCGCCTATTTAACATATTAATACCAACAATTTCTGTCTTTTTAGGTCTTTTAGCAGGTGCCATTATTATGCTTGCTTTTGGCTATAATCCTATCGAGGGATACATCGCATTATGGAATGGGGCTTTTGGAAGCAGTTATTTCTTTGGAGAAACAATTCGACAGGTTACACCATACATATTTACAGGTCTAGCAGTAGCATTTGCTTTTCGTAGTGGGCTGTTTAATATTGGTGCAGAAGGTCAAGTAATTGTTGGTTGGCTTGTGGCAGTTTGGATTGGTTCAAGTTTTGAAGCGCCAATGATTATACATTTACCACTTACCATCTTAGGTGCAGCTTTAGCGGGAGCCTTTTGGGGATTTATACCTGGTTTGTTAAAAGCAACAAAGGGTGTACATGAAGTTATTATTACAATTATGATGAATTATATTGCGTTACACTTATCTAATTATATGATCCGAAATGTATTGACAGATAATCAAGATTCATCAAATCGAATTGCAGATAGTGCGTCTCTTTCTTCAACTTGGTTAATGGAATTGACCGATTATTCACGTATACATTGGGGAATACTCATCGCTCTTTTCGCTGCATTTATCATGTGGTTTTTAATAGAAAAAACAACTGCTGGATATGAATTTAGAGCTGTTGGTTTTAATCCTAATGCTTCAAAGTATGCAGGAATTAACGTGAAGAAAAATATTATACTATCAATGGTCATTTCGGGTGCATTTGCTGGTTTGGCTGGTGCTATGGAAGGCCTTGGAACATTCGGTTACATGCCTTCACACTCAGCATTTACTAACTTAGGATTTGATGGTATCGCTGTCGCATTATTAGGTGGTAATGCTGCTTTAGGTACTGTAATTGCCGCTTTCTTATTTGGAAGTCTAAAGGTCGGTGCATTAAACATGCCAACTTCAGCAGGTGTTCCTTCTGAATTAGTTGAAATTGTTATTGCATTAATCATCTTTTTTGTAGCTTCAAGCTACTTTATTCGTTGGATTTTACTTCGATTTAAAAAGGAGGGGAAGTAA